The DNA region AGATGTCTTAGGCCGCGGAACTGTTTACCCCGCGGGAACTTCGGGATTCAATCAATCCTGCAATAACGAACAGTCTAACTGTGCCCATGGAACTCATGTAACTGGGATTATCGCTGCTCAAGACAGCTCGTATGTTGGAGTTTGCCCCTATTGCCGGGTGTTGGTGGTTAAGGTGGTTGGCATCAAAGAGGAGAATGGGAGGGAAAGCTTCCAGATTGAAGATAGCGCGATTATCGCTGGACTAGCTTATGTGTCTGGCTTCACTGTAGGGGGAGAGCCGCTGGTGCGGGTGATCAATGCCTCCTTTGGCAAATTTCAAAAGTCGCGCTCTGTAGGGCTCTTCATCGAGTCTCTCACGAAGTTTGGGCGTGGGATATTGACTGTTGCAGCGGCAGGCAACGAGGACACCATGAAGCCTCAGTACCCCGCAGCTTTCGAAGATGTGATCGCAGTATCATCGGTGGATAGTAGCTCTGATACCCCCCAAAAAGCACCTTCATCCAACTTTGGAATGTGGGTTGATATATCTGCTCCCGGTTCTGGTAGCTGCCGAATCACATCAGGGATTCTATCCTCGATTCCTGGGGGACTATCTTATTGCACCGAGGGCACTTCAATGGCATCTCCGGTGGTAGCTGGTGTGGCTGGCTTAGTGCTTGCTGCCGAGCCCACTCTGGACTACGATCAACTCCGATCGCGGGTCTTAAACTCGGCGGTGCCCGATAATCTCTACCGCGATGGTGTGAATAACGCGTTCCGCCCGCGAGTCTCTGGGCAAGAACTGGTGCCACTCTTGGGTGGAGGGGTTGTGAATGCACTGGCGGCGGTTGATTTGTCCGTTGAGAAAAGTGACCCTATATTCACGGAGAAGCGTGATGCTGTGCGCCCTGGCTGCGGCAGCATTGGTGCTCAAGGGTCAAGCTGGTGGTCTTTGGCCCTGTTGCTGTTACCCCTATATTTGCTTAATCGAAAAAAATGTCGACATCGTTGCTGAAGGAGTCGTTGCTATGGATCGTGATATTGAAGAACAGATAGTACAGGAAGGTACGACCTTAAAACAAGTCGTTACTATGATGGGGCGACGCCTAGTGGGCCAGAGCCACGTTGCCGAAAGGTTGTTGATGGGTCTTTTGTGTGACGGTCATGTCTTATTGGAAGGCTTGCCAGGTCTGGCTAAGACAACCGCTGTAAAGGCCTTGGGAGATTCGTCTGATCTCGCAGTGAAGCGGATTCAGTTCACTCCTGATCTGTTGCCTGCGGATGTGATCGGAACACAGATCTACGATCCTAAAGAGGGCCAGTTTCAAGTTAAGAAGGGACCCGTTTTTTGCAACCTATTGATCGCGGATGAAATCAACAGAGCGCCAGCAAAAGTCCAGTCCGCCTTACTTGAAGCGATGCAGGAAAAGCAAGTGACCTTGGGCGATGAAACCTATCGCCTCGACAAGCCATTTTTAGTTATGGCAACCCAAAACCCCATCGAGCAAGAGGGAACATATCCCCTTCCAGAAGCCCAAGTAGACCGCTTCTTATTTAAGGTGAAAGTGGGCTATGGTTCTATGGACGAAGAGCAGGAAATCATGCGCCGAATGGCGAGTGGTGTCGAAATCGATCTTGAAGAAACGATCACGGCTTCTGATATCTTAAGGATGAGAGAGCTTGTTAATCGGATCTATGTCTCCGATCAAGTTCGCCAGTATATCGTTCAGCTCGTCTTTGCTACCAGAGATCCTGGGGGGCAAGGGATTTACGATCTGAAAGGGATGATCCATGTGGGAGCTTCCCCACGGGCATCGATCAATCTGGAAAAGGCCGCTCGCGCCCAGGCCCTGATGGAAGGTCGCTCCTATGTAACACCACAGGATGTCAAGGATGTGGGTCCTGATATCTTACGGCATCGAATCATGCCTACCTATGAAGCCGAGGCGGAAAACGTTACAAGTGAAGACTTAGTTGCGAAGTTGTTTGAACGGGTGGATGTTCCCTAATGGAAACAGCATCTATTCC from Pseudobacteriovorax antillogorgiicola includes:
- a CDS encoding AAA family ATPase; translation: MDRDIEEQIVQEGTTLKQVVTMMGRRLVGQSHVAERLLMGLLCDGHVLLEGLPGLAKTTAVKALGDSSDLAVKRIQFTPDLLPADVIGTQIYDPKEGQFQVKKGPVFCNLLIADEINRAPAKVQSALLEAMQEKQVTLGDETYRLDKPFLVMATQNPIEQEGTYPLPEAQVDRFLFKVKVGYGSMDEEQEIMRRMASGVEIDLEETITASDILRMRELVNRIYVSDQVRQYIVQLVFATRDPGGQGIYDLKGMIHVGASPRASINLEKAARAQALMEGRSYVTPQDVKDVGPDILRHRIMPTYEAEAENVTSEDLVAKLFERVDVP
- a CDS encoding S8 family peptidase, whose protein sequence is MRPLFTVTLLWLTLACGREGDVNGESSPADTMSDHGWLTHPTEEELIRGDAVEGSYLVAFKGVPTGTSSAAINSYGIRKQTMHGLADKALGKSELISIDLLANLNLSDPQFSFKPLLDRLPGPSGLELRFHNPKQDRAAISKVQFSSQEAAHTQLHTWYEQGVIWYAEPNYISKPKGVLEDDIITNFNDPVSFPWLDQIAYISTIQYFNENPAVDSPVIAVLDSGVDVLHPALADNIYLNTDGQNQLCLEDLYGCDTTDTKKDVLGRGTVYPAGTSGFNQSCNNEQSNCAHGTHVTGIIAAQDSSYVGVCPYCRVLVVKVVGIKEENGRESFQIEDSAIIAGLAYVSGFTVGGEPLVRVINASFGKFQKSRSVGLFIESLTKFGRGILTVAAAGNEDTMKPQYPAAFEDVIAVSSVDSSSDTPQKAPSSNFGMWVDISAPGSGSCRITSGILSSIPGGLSYCTEGTSMASPVVAGVAGLVLAAEPTLDYDQLRSRVLNSAVPDNLYRDGVNNAFRPRVSGQELVPLLGGGVVNALAAVDLSVEKSDPIFTEKRDAVRPGCGSIGAQGSSWWSLALLLLPLYLLNRKKCRHRC